In one Geoglobus acetivorans genomic region, the following are encoded:
- a CDS encoding DNA-directed RNA polymerase subunit D, producing MKVEFVKADETYAEFILRDSYPAFANAWRRAMKSLVPTLAVDYVDFYMNSSYLYDEILAHRIGLIPLKTNIDKFNLQDQCVCEGEGCPSCQVSLRLNIEGPKVVYSGDFISDDPDTRPVFDNIPVVELYEGQQLMLEAVARLGFGREHAKFQPVSVCTYRNLAKVRVNGENCTGCGKCFEICPKGVFEIKDEKAEVVNEYACSLCRDCIKVCEQDAIEIEETDDFAFKVESVGQMDVKEIARRALAALRSKAEEMIKIVDEL from the coding sequence ATGAAAGTGGAGTTTGTTAAGGCTGATGAAACCTATGCCGAATTTATCCTCAGAGATTCCTATCCTGCATTCGCCAACGCCTGGAGAAGGGCGATGAAGAGCCTCGTCCCAACACTGGCCGTGGACTATGTCGACTTCTACATGAACTCATCCTACCTTTACGACGAAATACTCGCTCACAGAATCGGACTCATTCCCCTGAAAACAAACATTGACAAGTTCAACCTGCAGGACCAGTGCGTGTGCGAGGGTGAGGGATGTCCGAGCTGTCAGGTGTCACTGAGGCTCAACATTGAGGGGCCGAAGGTCGTTTATTCGGGAGACTTCATATCCGACGATCCCGACACCAGGCCAGTTTTCGACAACATCCCTGTTGTGGAGCTTTACGAGGGGCAGCAGTTAATGCTCGAGGCTGTGGCAAGACTCGGGTTTGGAAGAGAGCATGCAAAGTTTCAGCCCGTCTCTGTATGCACATACAGGAATCTTGCAAAGGTAAGGGTCAATGGAGAAAATTGCACGGGATGCGGTAAATGTTTCGAAATATGTCCAAAGGGCGTTTTTGAAATAAAAGACGAAAAAGCGGAGGTTGTTAACGAATACGCCTGCTCTCTGTGCAGAGATTGCATAAAAGTCTGTGAACAGGATGCCATTGAAATTGAAGAGACTGATGATTTCGCATTCAAAGTTGAATCTGTTGGGCAGATGGATGTCAAAGAAATAGCCAGAAGGGCACTCGCCGCACTCAGGAGCAAAGCTGAAGAGATGATAAAAATCGTTGACGAGCTGTAA
- a CDS encoding 30S ribosomal protein S11 — translation MAEKKKKSVWGIAHIFSSYNNTIITITDITGSETIARISGGMVVKAGRDEANPYTAMQAALRVAEVAKDKGIEGVHIKVRAPGGNKHTTPGPGAQAAIRALARAGLKIGRIEDVTPIPHDGTRPKGGKRGRRV, via the coding sequence ATGGCTGAAAAGAAAAAGAAATCTGTCTGGGGTATTGCTCACATCTTCTCATCTTACAACAACACGATCATAACAATAACGGACATTACAGGTAGCGAGACAATAGCGAGAATCAGCGGCGGTATGGTCGTGAAGGCGGGAAGAGATGAAGCCAACCCGTACACAGCAATGCAGGCAGCGCTCAGGGTTGCGGAGGTTGCCAAGGACAAGGGAATCGAGGGCGTTCACATAAAGGTAAGGGCCCCAGGTGGCAACAAGCATACAACCCCGGGACCTGGAGCACAGGCAGCCATAAGAGCTCTTGCAAGAGCAGGTCTCAAAATCGGAAGAATCGAAGATGTAACTCCGATACCTCACGACGGAACAAGGCCCAAAGGCGGCAAGAGGGGTAGAAGGGTCTAA